The Pantanalinema sp. genome includes a region encoding these proteins:
- a CDS encoding pentapeptide repeat-containing protein, with protein sequence MANPRKKPAPLGIQAPDLSETLQAPLFPPEIGKGSQLSDLALNGWDFSAGLGDDLRLEHVLIEQGRLSGARMKRARLRDLRFKRSDLSNVDLGDASLERVEVLEGRMTGLKAVQATFHDVRFVDCKLDFAQFRFARFDRARFERCVLREADFQGADLRGVSFAGSDLTGAQLSGAQLVGADFRGAHLEGIGARPEDLKGMVIDAGQLMELSGYFAAMLGVSVVD encoded by the coding sequence TTGGCCAATCCCCGCAAGAAACCCGCCCCCCTCGGCATCCAGGCGCCGGATCTTTCCGAGACGCTGCAGGCGCCTCTTTTTCCGCCCGAGATAGGCAAGGGATCGCAGCTGAGCGACCTCGCCCTGAACGGGTGGGACTTCTCGGCGGGGCTGGGGGACGACCTCAGGCTCGAGCACGTCCTGATCGAGCAGGGGCGCCTCTCGGGGGCACGGATGAAGCGCGCCAGGCTGCGGGACCTCCGTTTCAAGCGCAGCGACCTTTCCAACGTGGACCTGGGGGATGCCTCGCTCGAGCGCGTCGAGGTGCTCGAAGGGCGCATGACCGGTCTCAAGGCCGTCCAGGCAACGTTTCACGACGTGCGCTTCGTGGACTGCAAGCTCGACTTCGCCCAGTTCCGCTTCGCCAGGTTCGACCGCGCGCGCTTCGAGCGGTGCGTCCTGCGAGAGGCGGACTTCCAGGGCGCGGACCTGCGGGGGGTGAGCTTCGCGGGATCCGACCTCACCGGCGCGCAGCTGAGCGGAGCGCAGCTCGTCGGCGCGGACTTCAGGGGGGCCCACCTGGAAGGGATCGGCGCCCGGCCCGAGGACCTCAAGGGCATGGTGATCGACGCGGGGCAGCTCATGGAGCTCTCCGGCTACTTCGCCGCCATGCTCGGCGTCAGCGTCGTGGACTGA